The following is a genomic window from Miscanthus floridulus cultivar M001 chromosome 14, ASM1932011v1, whole genome shotgun sequence.
TGTTGATGTGCGATCGTGGGGTGGTAGTATTTGATTCACTCAGCGTTAAGAGCAGATCTGAGTCGTTTAAACTTTGGGGAATTACAAACTACACTAATAAAGatacgggctttactcccggtggggaacccgtcccggttccccacccgggagtaagcattcgggactaaagggggtcctttagtcccgggtcaggaatggggactaaaggcccctttagtcccggtgggtaacaccaaccgggactaaaggtcctcccagctttaaaaaaaataatgcctcccaccgctgcgtcccgtgagattcgaacccaagacctcatgcattgcctcgcgcgtagcttaccaccccacctacacaacacatctgacaatggatgggatgcttcccttttgaactaacccatcgggggacctttagtccgggttggtgttaccaaccgggactaaaggttgaggacttttagtcccggttggtggatccaaccgggagtaaaggtccacctttagtcccggttggtggtctccaaccgggactaaaggtcccctgccactgtgccgagcgcagtagccgttgggcagggacctttagtcccggttggagacaccaatcgggactaaaagtctctctagtcccgggcgcaaaaaaatgccgggactagaacCCATTTTAgcctcggatgaaaggtctgttctctactagtgctatATGTATTTGTAACGTAAAATGTGATCTTTATCACCTCATAAAATTTCCAAACGAAAACTCAAATTGTACTTTAAGAATCAAAAGAAAAAGAGCAAATCTTGTTAAGAGGTCAAACTAACCGATTTAAATAGTTTGGAGGAGTTAATATGTTAGTTTATGCGGTTCTAGACTTAAGATAAATTTGGACTTTTCTCTAAAAAAGTGACTGATCCAAGAAGCACATTATTATTGAATCCACTAGGTGAAAACTTCAGACAGTGACAGAAGCAATAGTAATGTTAGTGAAAGACATCATCAACACGCATCATTTATACTCCATCCGTTcagaaaagaatacaattcttgtTTTTCAAGGAATAAAAatatactaacatttatgatataaaataaatactattagactaattattaaatatattttcgtaATAAACTGATTTGAAGACATAAATGTAAATATTATTTACTCTAAACTTAAACTACTTTAATGGATACAGATACCATAGTTCCGCTCTTTTGTGGACGGAAGTAGTAGGAATACTTCCTTAGGTTTGGGGCCAAGCGAGACCGTGAGACCCATTGCTTATAACAACGGCCATCACTGCTCATGCAGGTGGCAGGCATTGGTTTCAACGGTGATTTATAAGCTTTGTTTGGTTGACAGGGGTAAAATCTACTAGGGGATCTTATCGTTTGGTTAACAGGGGTCAGATCTCCTAGGGATCCTATCTAGGGAGGGATTGAGTGGATCTCAGACATGTCACTCAATCACTTCGGGGTGATCCCttgaaccaaacacacccttgcGTCTTCGCCCCTGGAGTTTGTTTCACGCCGTTGGACACATGGTTTCATTCCCTAGACGAAGAGACGGGAATTGATCAGGCTACAAACACGGCCAAACTGAACCGAACCGAACACCCATTTTTCTGGTAGATCGGGATTCTCTCTAAGTCGAGGTGGTCCACGGGGATAAGCCCGCAATCCTAGCCAATCCCGGCCCAACCAAATGAAGTGATAGTTGGCTCAACAGAGACATGCGTATGTCTTTTTTCCACCACTTTTTTTTACTTGACGCACACATGTAAAAATGGTTATCCACTCTCTCGTCAACCATCTCAAAATAACTAAATCCCTAGTCGCGAGCTCATGTCCTAGTGTCTCTGTTATCTACCACAAATGCACACACGCCACCTCTGCCCCCAGTGACCTCTGTGCATGTTGGATTCTTCCTCATTAGTGATCTCTAGTTCCACACGGAGCAGTCCATGAGCGTGGGCACCTCCGCTTTTTTTCCCTTTCTCTGAGGATGGTGTGGGCATCATCGAATGCTCCTCTTTGTTGGGTGTGGCATGGATTCCGATATCGGCTCTTCTAGATCCCCAAGCACGTGCCCGGTGCCCCCATCATTTCCAAGTTAGGCTTTCCCTTATATAACCCTACAATGCATGGATGGATTTGTCATTTCTCGAACCCTAGAACACATTGATGGATTTGGTCTTGATAAATGTGTAAGATGATGGATTGGGGATGAGACACATACTTGAATGAATTAGGGCTTCAATGAATAGGATGGCTTAATGTTTGTATGGGTTGTTGTTAGGACTTGGTTTCGATAAATAAATGTATGGATGACTTAGATGAGTTGCTGCATTAGGGCTTACATGCATGCTTGGATGGATTATAATAACATGACATTATATTTGGGGTGCCATATTCATTATAATTTTCCTCATGTACTATACTTCGTAGATAAGTGAGCCAATTATCCTTAGGTATGTCAATCACTAAGTCGCTCATCTAGATAGCAATAGCATTGCTACTTTGTTATGCCATGCAAAAGACCGTGAAAAGTTTGAGTTAATGTCTCGTAGGCATTTATGACCTAATACATAACTGGAACAAGTCTACACTAGGTAGGACTCAAGTAGTCAAGTTATTGTTTGAATCTAGTTGTGAGCATAATCTTATGTGGTGTTTGGTTCTGGGGACAAGACAATGAGGTTTTCATCTTCAGTGGTGTTTGGTTAAGGGGCGGCTACGATGGAAGCATCCTGGGAATGGGCCTCCAGCCTAGTGGCTGGAGCTCCTCATTAGCACCACAACAGGCCAGGATCGAATCCCCATGAGGACAAATTTCTGGGCtggattaaaaaacaaaaaaaaggcagGGGTTCACTTTGCTGGCGGTTCAAAAAAAGGATGGAATCATCCCCAATATTTCTCTGTAGAGAATGTTTCCCTAAGACCTGGACGTCCTCATCCCTCGTAAACTGGTGGTCCAACTCGTCCCTTCGTGGCACCACCATTTATCCTTTTCATCTTCATATCTCTTGCCAAACTAAAATAGGGATGATCTTATCCCTACAACAAACAGGTGGTCTAACTCGTTCCTTCTTTGCACTACCATTCATCCTTTTCGTCTTCATCCCTCTTACCAAACCTAAAATAGGGATGATCTTATCCCTCCAACAAGCAAGGAGACGTGTGGTTTTTTGATTTAAAAAAATTGGCACAAAACCATCTTGTCTAGTCTCGAACCATACACAACCTTAGATTCCTCTCTGGACTTTGGTGGTTCCACCAAACGTCACAAATAGGTCTCGAATCAAACACAACCTTAGATTCCTCTCTGGACTTTGGTGGTTCCGCCGAACGTCACAATATGTCTTATTGGTTGCTTGCATTAGTCTAGTCTACATTAGATGCAGCATAACCTAAGCTGGCGTAAACTTATGCAGTGTCTTAGTGTTTGACTGTTCTGCACAGTCAAGACGTATTTGATAAAATTTCGTTTGGTTGCTTACATGCATGTATAATCACTTTCATGTTTTAGTTGAGGTCTCATGTTTTTGTAAAGATATGGAAGATGAGAATATTTTGTGTGTGCACCAGATTGTTTAAGACGATTATGGTGTACCAACTAACACAATATTATATCTGCTTTGAGCATCAAAGCATTGTGCAGGGATGCAAACCTACGTAGTAGTCTGCATTCTAACCAAACACGAGCAAATAGTGTGCGTGAAATTGTGAGTGCTCTTGACGTGTCTGAAGCGGTTGGAGTAGAGTAGGTCTCGCGTCAGCATTATTGGGTGCTTGCGTGATTCGACAAGACGCGCCACCTGACAAATGGCGCTATCAGTCTGACTGTCTGAGTACGATATTTATCCAGATTCCAGAACATAGGAGTAGTTTGGTAAGTGCATGGATGTGATTATGAGTCCAACGGCGGCAGCTTTAGATATGCACAGCAAAGGCCGGCGACTGTCAACGTCGCGTTGGCAGAGGGTCCAAGAGAGTGCCAACACGGGTGCAGGCCACTGCTTTACATACTGCTGATTAGTGCTGCAAAGCCTTCCTATCGTCGGTCGTGGAGTGATAAAAGTTCTGAGGGAAAACAGAATATGTCAAAGAAAAATTGCAAAACTTAAGGAACCCggagggagaagggagagatCTCAACGTTACACTTCCTATCTACTCGCTCTCGCTCTACTTTTCTAAACAAATCTTCTCTAAGAAGGCTGCCCCACTACTTAATGAATCTCATGGGCCTTGTCCTGGCTTCAAAGAAAGACTTTTTGAAATGTCTCCCTCTAGCCTTTCTTGGGAAAGATCGACTAACTCGAAGCGGAAACTTGAAAATACCAATCATCGCTAACTGATTCTAGCTAGCTATTccgagaaagaaagagaaaatggTCTACGGGCCTATCACTTCGATAGCTAAGCCAGCTACTCATCCTGGGTGGTCAAGCACAACATGTCCAATTACCAAAAACTCCTTTACATTTGTGAACCAAGAAAGTTTTCTACTTGATTGGCATCCATCCACATGTTACCAACAACATATCATTCTCTATCGAAATTGTCAAGTGGGATCGATCCCCAATGCTCTTCTTTCTTCACATCCTACTGCTCCACCGTGAGACCCAGCCCAATGGGCCAGTTGGGCCAGGCCAGACACGAGTACTGTAGCATCGCAGAAAACACTGTAGCGCCAGAATTAGTACCACCTCGGAAGCTGAAGTAGAGCCGAACCAGCTTAAAAGTCTAGACCTGGGAGGCTGTTAACTCCGGATCGAtccttttgcgcgaagcgaggacgaaagcgcaagagagttaattagcaggcgTGGTTTATTCAACGTGTAGAGTGAATCTTAGCCGTCATCCTGGGTCGGGGCGTTACATCCGCGTATTGGGGGTGAGTTCAGGTCTCTCATCTTTGAGGGGTTACGGTGCGGATTTTGCTTGGATGTGATTTTTTTCATTCGGGATGGGATTGAAGGACTATTGGAGCTCCCAAAATCCCTAAAAAACTATAGTTTTTCTGTTGGGCGTGGGAATTAGAGGATCAGTGGAGATGCTGTTATATACTCTTCAAAGTATTAAATTTATGAAAAGAGGTTGAATCGGTTAAGTACGTAGTGTATGAGGGGTACGAGGGTGGTGAGACATTTGCAATAAATTACTTTGAAGAGACTCAAAATCAAAAGTACACATAGTATTGCTTAGGGCGTATTTGGTTCATTCATAGCCAAAATTTGTCACTTCAATGTTTAGACCATAAATTTTTAGACCACTACGACTCGTCATACTTCTAGCCCACATGTCATAGCCCACACTTCTAGGGCTTAAGTGTGGTAAACAAACATTTGGTAAAGGTTGGCAAACAAGTGTGGCTACAACACGTGGTCATCGGACAAACACACCTTTAATGACATAAGATTTCAAACTGAAtttcgttttttttttctcatttcCGCTTGGCTTAATCCAGATTAAAAATGAGTTCACAAGAAGCCAcaaaaaaacttttttttttggcgaCGATTTCAGATCTTGGTTGCCGTCTAATGATCCAAAGTATCCGTCTTTTCCCCGACAATTTCAGATCTTGGTTGCCGTCTAATGATTCAAAATATCTGTTGTTTAGCTTGGATAATGATGCGAGGATACTATCCACTTGGAAAGTTTTGGGAGATCCCCGAGGCCACGTGCGCCGTCCTCTGAATAATCCATCCGCAAACGGCAAGAAACATACAAGAACGCACGGACAAAAAGCGCAGGAAATCATCACCAAGCGGCCGCTACGGACAAGCCAGCGAGCCACTGCCCTGTGGGGCCCTTCGACACGCCCGGCCGCCACGCCTCGTCTCGTCTCCTCCGCTCTCCCGCGCCGGCCACCGGACCTCTCCTCCTCCTCGATGCCCCCAACTATAAGAGCTTCTCTCCTCAGTCCTCACTTCACTGCGCACTCGACTCTCGCCCCCCACGCCCGCTGCCCCCTTTGGCCGCAGCCATGGACGCCCACCGCGAAGACGAGGAGGCCGCCTCGCCGCTCATAGCTGCGCCGGCGGCCGGCGGTCGGAGCCACGCCGCCGACGCGCACGTCCTCTCGGCAGCCTTCCTCTTTGTCTTCTCCGCCTACAGCGCCGCCCAGAACCTCCAGACCTCCGTCAACACCGTACGCGGCGGTTCTCCCCTCTTTCGTTCGCACTCGCGGATTTCCGATCCCTCCTGTTCCTGTGTTGCTCGTTCTCATCAGTGATCCACGCGGTGGCTCGCGGTGCAGGAGGGCGACCTGGGCACCGTCTCGATGGGGACTGTGTACACATCCTTGACGCTCTTCTCCGTGGCCGCGTCGCCCGTGGTCACGCGTATAGGTCCCAAGCGCGCGCTCGTCGTCGGCACCAGTGGATACGTGCTCTTCATCCTCGCCAACCTCGTCCCGACATGGTGCGTGCGTCTTTGGTCGTGTATCGCGATCCTATCTGGCAGACACGGATGCTGTGCTAGTGTTTGGGGGGCGTGTGTTGGTTCGGAACTGGACGCGTGGTACCTGTTCGATAAAAGGACCCTTGGTAAAATGCAGGAAGCGTTCGTTTGGGTTAGAGATGAGTGCCGATGCTACTTGATAAACTCCTGTCTGATCGTGTGCTGTAGTCGGTCTTGGGTAGCATTTGTGTGACATTGCCCCTCGGGTGATTGGGACATCTATCAGTTTACATTGCCTCTCCACGGCCACATAACAAAACACCTCAGGCTCAGAACTATTAATTTGCCTCCTTGTTCAACAGCTAGATCTCCACGGGCTTTTGGCTGGTGTTCTCCCGGCTATGATCTCACTTTGTCTGATCTGAAACCTCTCTGATTTAATTACTTGCTAGGCGATGATGTTCATTTGAGTTAAGTGATGAGTGTTTATTTCTACTTGATCAGCTCTTGTTTGGTAGTGTGCTATAGTTTGTATTTGATGGAGGATGCACAAAATTCAGTCCATTGAAAGGTCTAGTCCATGTCGATGGGAAATAAGGTAGTATATGTGTTATATTTCTACACAGCCCTTCTCCTGTCAATAAGTGACTTGGAAGGGACTCTGGTCACGGGATTCTTAATAAAGTCTATCTGAATTTAGGGTTCATGGTATCTTTTGGGCCTCTTCCCATTGGGGAATCTCTCCTGGTAATATACCAGACAAGCTACCAGGGAAATGGTTTTCCTGTTTCTTTGATACTAGAAGACtaccccgcgcgttgctgcgggattttcttaaaaataaatctGTTATATACATAGTATTACTATATGGTATTCTATAtactgtgtatatatatatgaatttgacttgcatgttattttattgTATTGAATTTGGTAAAAATCGATAAGCTAATAGAAGAAAAACCAATAGAATATTTGATTAATTATAGGGGAATAGGTGATGAAACAAAGTATTGCACATGATTGAtatgggcgtacccagtgcagagagctcccgctctgtgcggggtctgggaaagggtgtcagtggcaagccttaccctcgcctgtgcaatgcgaggagaccgcgactcgaacccagaaccttccggtcacaagcggtaagactctaccgcttacaccaggcccgcccttcaacacATGATAGAGATGACGTGGAATTTTTTTGTTATTAATAAGGGATGACATGGACTTAGTGGGGAATAATGTGGACACCTTGCATAAAGAGATAGAACATCTAGTGTGTCACTTAGTGGAAAATGATGTGGACACCTTACATGAAGAGAAAAATCATCTAGTGGGGtatagctttataagagtatatagaTAGATGCATAAGTTGTTTGGACATGGATAGCCTTTGATCCTATGTGATATGCTTCCTAATCTAGTGGGTGTTTCAGTTGTGTGAAATGCTAAAGAAAGTTACAGTACATTCAACATGGTGCCTCTCATGTGATGTTAACTTAGATGACAAAATTTCAGGTACACAATGGTGCCAGCTTCACTCTACCTTGGTTTTACTGCATCGATCATTTGGGTTGGGCAGGTAATGCTATTACTTGGATTTTCTAATACGTATTATTCCCTGTTTCTTTCCACCTCAGGCACCTATACATTCATTGCAGGGTACATACCTTACATTAGCTGCCCTCAGTCATGCAAGAGAAAATAATTTGCCCGAGGGTCCAACTTTAGGGAGCTTCAATGGGGAGTTTTGGGGAATGTTTGCTAGCACACAGGTACAGTTTTCCAAGAGCTCCTCTTAATCAAAACATGCTCGGAGATATTCTAGTATTAATTCTTCATCCCTAAACTGAACTGTATTTCTCTCTGGATATGTCTCCTCTGCAGTACAATAGTTTCTAACTTGTACATACATGTGAACTATGTAGGTGATTGGAAATCTGATCTCGCTTGCTTTGCTGAGAAATGGAAAGGTTAGCATCACATTGTAATATTTCAAACTGTAGATTCTTTTTACATTTGGCTTTGTGTTCTTGATAATTACAATCAGTAGCTAGAGCTAAATTAAGGTTCATGACTTACCCTATAGTAGCATGATCTTCActtgatattttttttataatgttATGTTATTACTTGTGAGATGCCATCTTATTTGACCCTCTGTTTCTTATATCGCTTCAGGATGGTGGAAGTGTCACAGGGAAAAATCTTCTGTTTGCTGTGTTTCTTGGTTTTATGATTGTAGGCATTGTATTAATGTGTTTACTTTCGAAAGGATATGAGAAAAGAAATAATACTCCAACACATTCCTCATTTGGAGCTATGTTAAAGTACATCATCGCCCCACTTAAGGACCAAAGAATGCTTCTTACCATTCCTCTTATAGCATATTCAGGTTTACAACAGGCATTTGTATGGTATGTAGTCTATATCAATTTCAACATCCATGGTGGTTCACTTCTTAGTAAGCATTTTTCTAAGACAGTTCTGTGGATTTTTCTGAAGGGCGGTATTCACAAAGAGTATTGTAACACCTGTTCTTGGCATCAGCGGCGTTGGTGGAGCCATGGCAATTTATGGTGCAGCAGATGTAGTGGTAAGTAAAATGAAAATGAGCTACTTGTTGAATGACTAACCATCTTGTACCTAGACAGCGTTTATCAGATACTCCATTCTGCCTACCATTTTCAATCTACATTCTTTACTCATTTTGCCCTGTTGCTTCCATTGCTTTAGGCAATAACCTCCGAAGCGCACTAGTCACACTAGCAACCAATGCATATCTTGTTTTCCAGTTATCTGCAACATAGAACTATACCATTTGAAGCTACTGAAAGAAAAACTGTACTACGTAGAACCATACCTGATTCTTGGAACATGGCTGGCATTGCAGTGCTCATTGATTGCTGGACGATTAACCTCAGGACTTCGCTCAGCAGCATTTATAGTTTCTGTTGGGGCTATTCTTCAGGCCGTAGTCCTATTCTGGTTGCTTCTTTTTTACAGGTTTGATTTCTGT
Proteins encoded in this region:
- the LOC136504244 gene encoding UNC93-like protein 3 isoform X2 produces the protein MDAHREDEEAASPLIAAPAAGGRSHAADAHVLSAAFLFVFSAYSAAQNLQTSVNTEGDLGTVSMGTVYTSLTLFSVAASPVVTRIGPKRALVVGTSGYVLFILANLVPTWYTMVPASLYLGFTASIIWVGQGTYLTLAALSHARENNLPEGPTLGSFNGEFWGMFASTQVIGNLISLALLRNGKDGGSVTGKNLLFAVFLGFMIVGIVLMCLLSKGYEKRNNTPTHSSFGAMLKYIIAPLKDQRMLLTIPLIAYSGLQQAFVWAVFTKSIVTPVLGISGVGGAMAIYGAADVVCSLIAGRLTSGLRSAAFIVSVGAILQAVVLFWLLLFYSPMDGLLGTAIPLFIGALWGVGDGVLNTQLSALLGLLFEDVKEAAFAQLKVWQSGAIAVIFFLSPSIALQAMLILMATALVISFGSFLFLTIVVEKSSPVIA